One region of Dysidea avara chromosome 1, odDysAvar1.4, whole genome shotgun sequence genomic DNA includes:
- the LOC136268423 gene encoding eukaryotic translation initiation factor 3 subunit F-like, translating to MDAIDLTVHIHPVALFTIVGGYERRPDTEARRDAPKTPQKRIIGTVLGSRERNILEVKTAFTVPHNETADEVQVDMEFAQGMFELHKKVKHSDIILGWFATGLEITEHSKLIHDYYNRISDGPAIHVTVDTTIQNGRMEINSYIGSRVGVPGKSDGVIFTPVKTEIVSFAPELVGVKYLQLTKQSDAQSVEIMKDLNHIEIASTQMEQHLTEIIAYVEDVIAGKIPADSQVGRSLMQVVSTVPEIDPAKFESLINSGMQDLLMIVYLANLTKTHLALGEKLSKIVT from the exons ATGGATGCAATAGACTTGACGGTTCACATTCACCCGGTGGCTTTGTTCACGATTGTAGGAGGATATGAGAGGCGTCCAGATACAGAAGCAAGGAGGGATGCGCCCAAAACGCCCCAAAAGCGAATCATAGGAACTGTATTGGGTTCTCGCGAACGTAACATCTTAGAGGTCAAGACCGCATTTACGGTTCCCCATAATGAAACTGCAGACGAG GTACAAGTTGATATGGAGTTTGCCCAAGGCATGTTTGAGCTACATAAAAAAGTGAAACACTCAGATATTATTTTAGGATG GTTTGCGACAGGTTTAGAAATTACGGAACATTCTAAACTCATCCATGATTATTACAACCGTATTTCTGATGGTCCTGCAATCCATGTTACCGTGGATACCACAATACAAAATGGCCGCATGGAAATCAACAGCTACATCGG TTCCCGTGTTGGCGTTCCTGGCAAATCTGATGGTGTGATTTTTACTCCAGTCAAAACAGAGATTGTGAGCTTTGCACCAGAGTTGGTCGGAG TAAAATATCTACAGTTGACAAAGCAGTCTGATGCACAGTCAGTTGAGATCATGAAGGACTTGAACCACATTGAGATCGCATCAACACAAATGGAACAACATTTAACGGAGATCATCGCTTATGTCGAAGATGTGATA GCTGGTAAGATTCCTGCTGACAGTCAAGTAGGAAGGTCATTaatgcaagttgtttcaactgTACCTGAGATAGACCCTGCCAAGTTTGAATCACTGATCAACAGTGGCATGcag